The following coding sequences lie in one Bremerella alba genomic window:
- a CDS encoding C39 family peptidase: MSYPIIKSLIVPVVTVSVVVALAATASAQTRSQFGPPVRTHDNNIQAYARTWTAIRDQNVVKQQRDFSCGAAAMATLCRYYWGDPVTENQVLGVIEKNLTREELEERFENGLAISDLRLAAVKLGYLSTIGRLSMAELADVKVPLIVAIRLEETNHFVVLRGMANGWVFLADPARGNLRIPQFEFERTWIENAVLVVAKKGKAKSDISQLGVRHEEMARGWLDDQIIRTFPEKPFRVPFPAFP; the protein is encoded by the coding sequence GTGAGTTACCCTATCATCAAATCGCTGATCGTCCCGGTCGTCACTGTGAGTGTTGTCGTGGCATTGGCCGCGACGGCTTCGGCCCAGACCCGGTCGCAATTTGGACCGCCGGTTCGTACGCATGACAACAACATTCAGGCCTACGCCCGGACATGGACGGCGATTCGCGATCAGAATGTCGTCAAGCAGCAGCGAGATTTTTCGTGCGGTGCTGCGGCCATGGCAACCCTCTGCCGGTATTACTGGGGCGATCCAGTCACCGAAAACCAGGTGCTCGGCGTCATTGAAAAGAACCTGACGCGGGAAGAGCTGGAGGAACGCTTTGAGAACGGGCTGGCCATTTCCGACCTGCGACTAGCAGCCGTGAAGTTGGGTTACCTTTCCACGATCGGTCGCTTGAGCATGGCTGAATTGGCCGACGTCAAGGTACCGCTGATCGTGGCGATTCGCCTGGAAGAAACCAATCATTTTGTGGTTTTAAGAGGCATGGCCAACGGCTGGGTTTTTCTCGCTGATCCGGCACGTGGTAACCTGCGTATTCCGCAATTCGAGTTCGAGCGAACCTGGATCGAGAATGCCGTGCTAGTGGTCGCCAAGAAAGGGAAGGCCAAGTCGGACATCTCACAACTAGGCGTGCGACACGAAGAAATGGCGCGCGGTTGGCTCGACGACCAAATCATTCGCACCTTTCCGGAAAAACCATTCCGAGTTCCGTTTCCCGCTTTCCCCTAA
- a CDS encoding DUF6314 family protein — protein sequence MDTNYNLITLWQRLSAVNSLSFESTSKTDASGWSGEGRGQVVVETRDATTILFHELGQWQQNGGKQLAFSNVYRWTALHEVDGLRLEHLRFGSEQPVYLFDLRQNGEATWLSVEPHVCRQDLYAAVMTLTVDELQLRWTIEGPGKDECIDYVYY from the coding sequence ATGGATACAAACTACAACCTCATCACCCTCTGGCAGCGGCTATCGGCAGTGAACTCGCTGAGCTTCGAGTCCACATCTAAAACCGACGCAAGTGGTTGGAGTGGCGAAGGCCGTGGGCAGGTCGTGGTCGAGACGAGGGATGCGACGACCATCCTGTTTCACGAGCTAGGTCAGTGGCAACAAAATGGCGGTAAGCAGCTCGCGTTCAGCAACGTCTATCGCTGGACGGCACTTCACGAAGTAGATGGCCTGCGGCTCGAGCATCTGCGTTTCGGCAGCGAGCAGCCGGTGTACTTGTTCGACCTGCGGCAGAACGGAGAAGCAACGTGGCTATCGGTCGAACCTCACGTCTGCCGGCAAGATCTTTACGCAGCGGTCATGACATTGACCGTTGATGAACTCCAACTTCGCTGGACGATCGAAGGTCCCGGCAAGGACGAGTGCATTGACTATGTTTACTATTAG